GTAGACCCGCGGTGAGCGGCCGACCGCCATGCCGAGCGCGATCCCCGCGACGGCCGCCAGCAGGAACCCGGCGGCCAGCCGGCCGAGGCTCGGGAGGACGTCGTCGACGGCGGCGCGGGTCAGGAACACGTGCCGGACGGGACCGGAGAACCACAGGTCGTAGGCGTGCCGGACGATACGCACCGGCGGCGGGAAGTAGACGCTGCGGTGGGCCGCGGTGACCGCCTGCCAGACGGCCGCGGCGAGGACGGGCACCCCCAGCCGGAGCAGGAGACCGCGCGCCCCGCCCCCGCCGCTCACGCGTCCGCCGCCCGGCGGTGGTCCGGCGTCCACGGGAACAGCCGGCGCTCCGCCCACACCAGGACGCCGTTGAGGACGAGGCCCAGCGCGCCCGCCCAGACGACCCCGGCCAGGACGTCACGGGTGCCGTCGGTGGCGAGCTGGGCCTGGGCGATGAAGATGCCGAGTCCCTGCCCGAACCCGGACAGCAACTCCGTCGCCACCGCCAGGATGAGCGCGACCGCCGCCGAGATGCGCACCCCCGCCGCGACGAACGGCGCCGTCCCGGGCAGCTCCACGCGCAGCAGCACCGCGAACCGCCCGAAGCCGAAGGCGCGCAGGGTGTCCTTGGCGAGCGGGTCCGCCTCGGCGAGGCCGTACACCGTGTTGAACAGGATCGGCCACAGGCACGCGTAGGTGATCAGCGCGACCTCGGTACGGGTGCCCGTGCCCAGCAGCAGGGAGACGAGCGGGATCAGCGCCACGGACGGCAGTGGGCGCAGGAACTCCACCAGGGTCCGCACGGCGGCGCCGACCAGCGGCAGGCTGCCCAGCAGCAGCCCCAGCGGGACGGCGATCGCGCAGGCCAGGCCGAGCCCGTACGCCCAGGCCCGCAGCGTGGCACCGACGCCGTCCAGGAAGACGGGGTCGCCCGCCAGCCGGACGGCCCGCGCCACGACCTCCGAGGCCGGCGGGAGGTAGGCGCGGCCCACGATCCCGACGCGGCCCAGCACCTCGCAGACCCCGAAGGCGAGCAGCACACCGAGCAGACCGAGTCCGTACCGCCGGGCCCGGCTCATGCCGAGTCCGTACCGCCGGGCCCGGCTCACTTGACCAGCAGGGTCGCCGGGTCGAGCGGCTTCTTCAGCAGGCCCTGCTTCGACATCAGCGCGGTGAGCCGGCGCAGTTGCGCGGGATCGGTGGCGGTGGCGTAGGCGGGCAGTGCCATGGACCCGGCCTGGGCCGCGGTGACCTTGGTGTACTTGGGCAGTTCGGCGCGTACGGCGTCGGGGTCCTCGGCGGCGATCCTCGAGGCGGCGCGGATCGCCCGCTGGAACGCGGCGGCGGCCTTGGCGTGCCCGTCGGCGTACTTCTTGGTGGAGACGTAGCCGCTGATGGGCAGCGAGGAGACGGGCGCCGTCCCGCCGTCGATCAGCACGCGCGCCTTGACCTGTTCCTGGATGGCGCTGTCGAAGGGCTCGACCGCGTGCACGGCGTCGACCTGATGCCGTTGCAGCGCGGGACCCATCTGCGGGAAGGCGATCTGCCGGTAGACGGGGTGGCCGAGGCCCTGCTTGTCGAGGATGGCGTCGAGGGTCAGCGACTGGATGTTGTTGAGGATGTTGACCGCGACCTTCCTGCCCTTCAGATCGGCGGCGCTCTTGATGTCCGAGTCCTCCGGCACCAGGACGTCCATCATGTGCGGCGCCACCCGCACGCCCTCGCTGACGATGCGCAGATCGAGGGTGCCCTTCTCGTCGGCCTGGAGGAAGGTGACGTAGTTGGCGCCGGCGATCACGTCGACCTGGCCGTTCTTCAGCGCGGGCAGGGCCTGGATGCTCTGCTGCACCGGCTGGATGGTGACGTCCAGCCCTTCCTTGCCGAACAGCCCGCGGTCGCGGGCGAGATACAGCGCGGCGGCGTCGGTGAGAGGCAGTGCGGCCACGGTGATCTTCTCCTGGCCGCCGGACGACTTCGACTCGCCGCCCCCGCCGTCGTCGCCGCAGGCCGCGAGGGACAGCGCGAGTACCACTGTCGCCGCCGCCAGTTTCCCCCTGGATCCCCGTAAGTGACGTGACGTCATGGACAGCATGCCTACCAGACACGTGTCATGAACACCATCAATCGGGTGGAGCGGAACGTCAGTCCCGGGAAAAGGTCGGGCAAAGAGGCGGCGCCCCCGGCCGCTCAGTGGACCGAGAACCCGCCGTCGACGAAGAGCGACTGCCCGGTGACGTAGGCGGAGGAGGGGCCGGCGAGGAAGACGGCCGCGCCCGCGAAGTCCTCGGCCAGACCGTTGCGTCCGGTCATCGTGCGTGCGGCGAGCGCCTCGACCTTCTCCGGGTCGGACGACAGCCGCGCGTTCAGCGGGGTCATTACGAAGCCCGGCACGAGCGTGTTGCACGTGACGCCGTACCGCGACCACGCCTCGGCCTGCGAGCGGGCCAGCGACTCCAGCGCCCCCTTGGAGACCCCGTAGGCACCACTCTGCACGAACGCCCGGTGCGCCTGCTGCGAGGTGACGTGGATGATCCGCCCGAAGCCGCGCTCGGCCATGCCCGGCCCGAACCGCTGCCCGAGCAGGAAGGGCGCCTCCAGGTTCACCGCCATGGTGGTGTCCCACACCTCCGTGTCCAGCTCGCTCATCGGGGGCCGCAGGTTCACCCCCGCGCAGTTGACGAGGATGTCCGGCTCACCGAAGATCCCGGCGGCCTCCTCGGCGGCCGTGCGCACCCCGGCGCGCTCACCCAGATCGGCGCTCACCCAGGCCGCCCGGCAGCCGTCGGCCGCCAGCTCCTCCACGGTGCCGGCCAGCTTCGCCCCGTCCCGCGCCACGACCACCACCCGGGCCCCCGCCCGCGCCAGCGCCCCGGCGATCGCGCGCCCGATGCCGGAGCTCCCGCCGGTCACCACGGCGACCCGGTCGTCCAGCGCGAACATGGCGGAGAGGTGGTCCCTGGAGCTCATGGACGCAGCCTAATCGGGCACGGCTGTGTGCACGCCCGGCGGTGGCTGTGGGGAAAGTGACCCGGGAGTGTCGGAGAGGCTTCAACTCGGGATATTTGAGGGGTAGTTGAGAGTCGTACTCGGAGTAACAAGATCAAATTGTCATATGAACCCATCGCAGAATGCCCTTGAGCGGGCACGGCTGGACTATGAGAACCACCTCGGGGCGTGCCGGCAGTGCGCTCAGGACCGGGTGCCGTGCGCCGCGGCGAAACACCTGCGGCGGCTGTACAACAACCTCAGCAGAGCGGCCAACACCGAACGGGCCCGCCACCGCCCCTGAAGGGCGACGGCGGGCCCGTTGCGTTCCTCGGTGGCCGGGCGTCAGGTTCTCAGTGGCCGAGCGTCGCGCGCAGCGAGGGCTGCAGCAGGTCGGCGTGGGCCCGGACCATGTCGTCGCACAGGTCCCAGATGCGCTCCACGGGCAGCGTGGCCGCGGTCGCCGGGTCGGTCATGGCGGCCTGGCGGATCGAGCGCGGGTCGTCCTCCAGGGCGGCCCGCACGACCAGGTCGTTCATGCTCAAGTACGTACGGTTCAGCGCGGCGCACTGGGCGGGCAGCGCCCCCACCCGCGTCGGCTGGACACCCCCGCCGTCCACCAGGCAGGGCACCTCGACGGTCCCGGAGGCGGGCAGGTTGTCGATCAGCCCCCGGTTCGGGACGTTGCCGTACACCGTGCGCGGGGTGCCCGTGGTGATGCTGTGGATGATCTGCGGGGCGTACTCCATGGTGCCCTCGACGGTGAGCGGTTCGCCCTTGGCCAGGGCGTCGCGGGTCTGCTCGTAGGCGGCCACGTTCTCGTCCACGATGTCCAGGTACGCGCCGACCGGCAGCCGCAGCCGCTCGATCTCGCTGTCGTGGTGCAGATACCAGGGCACGTACTCCGAGGAGTGCTCGCTGGTCTCGGTCGGGTAGTAACCGAGCCGCCGGTACATGTCCACCCGTACCCGGCGCCGCAGCTGGGGGTCCTCGGCGATCAGCGCGTCGAGGCGCGGGTACAGGTCCGCGCCCTGGTGCTCCAGGCGCAGCAGCCACGCCTGGTGGTTGACGCCGGCCGCCCGGTAGGTGACCTCCTCGTGGGGGACGCCGAGCAGGTCGGACAGGTCGCGGACGGTCCAGTACACCGAGTGGCACAGGCCCACGACACGTGTCATCCCGGTGGCCTGGGCGAGGTACTGGATGTTCATCGTCATCGGGTTGGTGTAGTTGAGCAGCCAGGCGTCGGGGCACACCTCGGCGATGTCCTCGGCGAGCGACTTCAGCAGCGGGAAGGTGCGCAGCGCGCGGAAGATGCCGCCGATGCCGAGGGTGTCGCCGATGGTCTGACGCAGCCCGTAGCGGGCCGGGATCTCGAAGTCGGTGCGGGTGGACTCCCGCATGCCGACCTGGACGATGTTGATGACGAAGTCCGCGTCGGAGAGCGCCGCGCGCCGCTCGGCGTGGGCGGTGATCCGCGGCCGGGGGCCGTCGCCGTCCCGGCCGGTGCGCTCGTCCGCGATGAACTGGGCGGCGCCGCGCGCGGTGTCGAGCCGTTCGGGGTCGATGTCGTGCAGGGCGATGTGCGCGCCGCGCAGTTCGGGGAAGGCCAGCAGGTCGGCCAGGAGCCCCTGGGTGAACACGACGCTGCCCGCGCCGATGAACGCGATCTTGGGGGTGGTGAGGGACATCAGAGTTCTTCTCCGTAGCGGGCGCCGCCGGAGCGGGCCCCGTTCTGGGTGGTCCCGGCGGCGGGATCGATGCCGCCGGAGAAGGGCAGGTCACAGAGGTGCGGCGGGCCGGGGAGCCGTCGCTCGCGCGGGCTCATCCCTTCAGGCCGCTGGAGGTGATGGACTGGATGAAGGTCTTCTGCGCGGCGAGGAAGGCGAGCAGCACCGGAAGCACGGTGAGCACGTTGCCCGCCATGACCGCGGACCAGTGGGTGTGGTGCTGCCCCTGGAAGGTCGTCAGGCCGAGCTGCAACGTGTACTGGGTGTCGTGGTTGATGGCGATGAGCGGCCAGGTGAGGTCGTTCCAGGTGGTGAGGAACGTCAGCACCGCCACCGTGCTCAGGGCCGGACGGGACAGCGGCAGCACGATCCGGAAGAGCACCCGCAGCCGTGAGCAGCCGTCGAGCCAGGCCGCCTCCTCCAGCTCCCTGGGCAGGGACAGGAAGAACTGCCGCAGCAGGAACACGGCGAACGGCGTCACCAGCGAGGGCACGATCAGCGCGCCCAGGGTGTCGATCAGGCCCAGCCGCTTCATCACCAGGAAGGTGGGGATCATCGTGAGCTGGAACGGGATCGCCATGGTGGCCAGCATCAGCCCGAGCAGCAGCCGGGAGCCCGCGAACCGCATCCGGGCGAACGCGTAGCCGCCCAGCGAGCCGAGGAGCAGGTTGGACACCACCGCGGTCACCGACACGATCAGCGAGTTGGCGAACCAGCGCGGGAACATCGCGTTGCCGATGACGTACCGGTAGCCGTCCAGATGGATGCCCGAGGGCCACAGGGCGGGCGGGAAGCGGTTGATCTCCGCGTCGCTCATCACGGAGCTGAGCGCCAGCCAGATCAGCGGCACGGCGAACAGCAGGCACAGCGGCGCGAGGAGCAGGTGCCAGGCGCTGAACGGCAGCCGACGGCGGCGCCGGCCGGGGCCGCCGTCGGCCCCGGCCACCCGCGGGGCGGGTGGGGAGGAGGAAAGGGAGGGGGCGGAGGACGTGGCCGTCATCGGGTGGCTCCTTCGATGCCGCGGCCGGTGCGTGCCCGCAGCGCCCGGACCAGCCGGGGCAGCACGCCGAGGACGATCAGGGCGAGCGCCAGGGTGTAGGCGGCCGCGGCGCCGTAACCGGCGGTGAAGTTCTTGAAGGCCTGCTCCCAGATGAAGTAGACGATGACCGAGGTGGAGCCCAGCGGCCCGCCCTTCGTCGTCACGTACACCAGGTCGAAGACCTGCAAGGCGTTGATGGTCTGCCACAGCAGCAGGAAGACCAGGACCGGGGTGATCGCGGGGAGGGTGACATGGCGCAGCAGATGGCGGCGCCCGGCACCGTCGAGGCGGGCCGCCTCGACCAGCGAGGCCGGCACGTCCTGGAGGGCGGCCAGGAGCACCACCACGCAGAAGCCGGTGCCGCTCCACAGCGAGATCGCGATGAGCGCGTACAGCGCCTGCCCGGGGTCGGTCAGGAAGCCCTGGGGCGAGATGCCGAACGTGTGCAGCACGGAGTTGGCCGCACCGAACTCCGGGTCGAGGATGAAGGAGAACAGCACGCCCTGCGCGGTGGCCGAGACCACGAACGGCACGAAGACGAGCGTGCGGTACAGACCCACAAGGCGGATCCGCCGGTTCAGCGCGAGGGCGAGGAACAGGCCCAGGCCGATGGAGAGCGGCACGTACAGCACCGTGTAGAGCAGGGTGCTGCGGACCGCCTCGGCGAAGTGCGGGTCCTGCGCGAGTGCGCGGTAGTTGTCCAGGCCGACCCAGCGGCTGGGGGTCACCAGGTCGTCGGCCTGGAACGACAGCAGCAGCGACCAGATCACCGGGACGACGCTCAGCCCGAGGATGACCAGGACCGAGGGCGAGATGTACGCCCAGGCGGTGGCGGACTCCCGGCGCCGGCGGCGCCGTACCGCGCCGGATTCGGCGGGTGCGGCGGTGTGCGGGGCGTCCGGGTCCGTGCGGTTTCCCTGCTCCTTGCCGTGGTCCGCGAGGGTGAGGGGAGTGGGTAGACGGGGCATGGTGGTCCTCTCAACGCGGGATGAGCAGGGCGGCGTTGGCTTCGTCCGCGCAGGAGCGCAGCGCCTGGGCCGGGGAGCTGCGGCCGAGGAGTACGGCGACGATCGCCTGGCCGAGCGCCTGGGAGATCTGCGGGTAGGCCGCGTGCACCGGGCGGGCCCGGGCCGAGTCGAGGGCCGAGGTGAACACGTGCAGTCCCTCGACCTTCTTCTCGCGGGCCTGCCAGGCGGGCAGCGCCTCGGTGGAGCGGGTCAGCGGGAGGCTGCCGGCGTTGATGTCCCACCGCACGTCCTGCGCGGGCTCGGAGAGCCAGGTGACGAACGTGCGGGCCGCCTCGACCCGGGCCGGGCCGTTGTCGAAGACGGTCCAGGTGTCGGGTCCCGAGATGGTCACCGGCTTGCCGCTGTACGTGGGCAGCGGCACCACGTGGTAGTCGATCTTCGCCTGGCGGATGTCGGGCAGCTGCCACGGTCCGGTGGGCACCATGCCCATCCGGCCGGAGGCGAAGACCTGGTACATCTGCTCGCTGCCGGGCTTGGGGTCGATGTAGACGCTGTTGTCGCGGGCGAGCGCGGCGACCGTCTCCAGGGCCCTGACCCCGGTGTCGGCGAAGCCGATGTGCTTGCCGTCCTCGGCGACGACGTCACCGCCCAGGTCCCAGATCATCGGCCACAGCCGCCACACGGTGTCCTCGTCGCCGACGCCGGGCCAGCCGGTGCCGAAGACACCGCGGCCCTTGTCGGTGAGCTTGCGGGCGGTCTCCACGAAGTCGTCCCAGCTCCAGCCCGCCTCGGGCAGCTCCAGTCCGGCGTCGCGGAACAGCTTCTTGTTGCACACCACGGCGAGCGCGTCGAGCAGCGCGGGCGCGGCCCGTATCTGTCCGTTGAGGGTGACGGCCGCCCGGGCCGGGGCCCAGAAGCTCTTCCACGGCACGGGGCCGTCGTGGAAGGTGTCGGTGAGGTCCACCACCGAGGGGCTGCGGGCGACGCTCGCCAGGTCGGAGCCGAAGATGTAGGCCACGTCGGGGAAGGAGCCGGCGG
The DNA window shown above is from Streptomyces sp. NBC_00670 and carries:
- a CDS encoding ABC transporter permease; translated protein: MSRARRYGLGLLGVLLAFGVCEVLGRVGIVGRAYLPPASEVVARAVRLAGDPVFLDGVGATLRAWAYGLGLACAIAVPLGLLLGSLPLVGAAVRTLVEFLRPLPSVALIPLVSLLLGTGTRTEVALITYACLWPILFNTVYGLAEADPLAKDTLRAFGFGRFAVLLRVELPGTAPFVAAGVRISAAVALILAVATELLSGFGQGLGIFIAQAQLATDGTRDVLAGVVWAGALGLVLNGVLVWAERRLFPWTPDHRRAADA
- a CDS encoding ABC transporter substrate-binding protein; translated protein: MVLALSLAACGDDGGGGESKSSGGQEKITVAALPLTDAAALYLARDRGLFGKEGLDVTIQPVQQSIQALPALKNGQVDVIAGANYVTFLQADEKGTLDLRIVSEGVRVAPHMMDVLVPEDSDIKSAADLKGRKVAVNILNNIQSLTLDAILDKQGLGHPVYRQIAFPQMGPALQRHQVDAVHAVEPFDSAIQEQVKARVLIDGGTAPVSSLPISGYVSTKKYADGHAKAAAAFQRAIRAASRIAAEDPDAVRAELPKYTKVTAAQAGSMALPAYATATDPAQLRRLTALMSKQGLLKKPLDPATLLVK
- a CDS encoding SDR family NAD(P)-dependent oxidoreductase produces the protein MSSRDHLSAMFALDDRVAVVTGGSSGIGRAIAGALARAGARVVVVARDGAKLAGTVEELAADGCRAAWVSADLGERAGVRTAAEEAAGIFGEPDILVNCAGVNLRPPMSELDTEVWDTTMAVNLEAPFLLGQRFGPGMAERGFGRIIHVTSQQAHRAFVQSGAYGVSKGALESLARSQAEAWSRYGVTCNTLVPGFVMTPLNARLSSDPEKVEALAARTMTGRNGLAEDFAGAAVFLAGPSSAYVTGQSLFVDGGFSVH
- a CDS encoding alpha-glucosidase/alpha-galactosidase, with translation MSLTTPKIAFIGAGSVVFTQGLLADLLAFPELRGAHIALHDIDPERLDTARGAAQFIADERTGRDGDGPRPRITAHAERRAALSDADFVINIVQVGMRESTRTDFEIPARYGLRQTIGDTLGIGGIFRALRTFPLLKSLAEDIAEVCPDAWLLNYTNPMTMNIQYLAQATGMTRVVGLCHSVYWTVRDLSDLLGVPHEEVTYRAAGVNHQAWLLRLEHQGADLYPRLDALIAEDPQLRRRVRVDMYRRLGYYPTETSEHSSEYVPWYLHHDSEIERLRLPVGAYLDIVDENVAAYEQTRDALAKGEPLTVEGTMEYAPQIIHSITTGTPRTVYGNVPNRGLIDNLPASGTVEVPCLVDGGGVQPTRVGALPAQCAALNRTYLSMNDLVVRAALEDDPRSIRQAAMTDPATAATLPVERIWDLCDDMVRAHADLLQPSLRATLGH
- a CDS encoding carbohydrate ABC transporter permease → MTATSSAPSLSSSPPAPRVAGADGGPGRRRRRLPFSAWHLLLAPLCLLFAVPLIWLALSSVMSDAEINRFPPALWPSGIHLDGYRYVIGNAMFPRWFANSLIVSVTAVVSNLLLGSLGGYAFARMRFAGSRLLLGLMLATMAIPFQLTMIPTFLVMKRLGLIDTLGALIVPSLVTPFAVFLLRQFFLSLPRELEEAAWLDGCSRLRVLFRIVLPLSRPALSTVAVLTFLTTWNDLTWPLIAINHDTQYTLQLGLTTFQGQHHTHWSAVMAGNVLTVLPVLLAFLAAQKTFIQSITSSGLKG
- a CDS encoding carbohydrate ABC transporter permease, which translates into the protein MPRLPTPLTLADHGKEQGNRTDPDAPHTAAPAESGAVRRRRRRESATAWAYISPSVLVILGLSVVPVIWSLLLSFQADDLVTPSRWVGLDNYRALAQDPHFAEAVRSTLLYTVLYVPLSIGLGLFLALALNRRIRLVGLYRTLVFVPFVVSATAQGVLFSFILDPEFGAANSVLHTFGISPQGFLTDPGQALYALIAISLWSGTGFCVVVLLAALQDVPASLVEAARLDGAGRRHLLRHVTLPAITPVLVFLLLWQTINALQVFDLVYVTTKGGPLGSTSVIVYFIWEQAFKNFTAGYGAAAAYTLALALIVLGVLPRLVRALRARTGRGIEGATR
- a CDS encoding ABC transporter substrate-binding protein, translated to MAAPHRPSGSHAGPSRRTLLRRGGHLALGTAAGAALAGCGSGTDDGVGADGRVTVELWHGQSDTGRAAIEKLVAEFNRTHPKIRVDPGGGVLSDAMLQKITAALAAGSFPDVAYIFGSDLASVARSPSVVDLTDTFHDGPVPWKSFWAPARAAVTLNGQIRAAPALLDALAVVCNKKLFRDAGLELPEAGWSWDDFVETARKLTDKGRGVFGTGWPGVGDEDTVWRLWPMIWDLGGDVVAEDGKHIGFADTGVRALETVAALARDNSVYIDPKPGSEQMYQVFASGRMGMVPTGPWQLPDIRQAKIDYHVVPLPTYSGKPVTISGPDTWTVFDNGPARVEAARTFVTWLSEPAQDVRWDINAGSLPLTRSTEALPAWQAREKKVEGLHVFTSALDSARARPVHAAYPQISQALGQAIVAVLLGRSSPAQALRSCADEANAALLIPR